The genomic DNA GTTGCACGAAAAAACTATACACGGTTGAGTTTATATATAATAATGACTCATTGTTTGTTTTTCTAACTGGAGAAACTAATGGGTCGCGCCAAAAAGGTTGTTTTAGCATATTCTGGTGGAGTAGATACTTCTGTTTGTATCCCCTACTTAAAAGAAGAGTGGGGAGTTGAAGAGGTAATTACCCTAGCAGCGGATTTAGGTCAAGGGGATGAATTAGAACCAGTTCGGGAAAAAGCCCTAAAATCAGGTGCAAGTGAATCTCTTGTAGCAGACGTAAAAGATATCTTCGTTAAGGATTACGCATTCCCGGCAATTCAGGCCAATGCGCTCTATGAAAATCGCTATCCTTTAGGAACTGCATTAGCTAGACCTTTAATTGCCAAGGTATTAGTCGAAACAGCCGAAAAATATGGTGCTGATGCGATCGCTCACGGTTGCACAGGTAAAGGTAACGATCAAGTTCGGTTTGATGTTTCCTGTACAGCCTTAAACCCTAACTTAAAAATTCTTGCACCCGCCAGAGAATGGGGAATGAGTCGTGAGGAAACCATCGCCTATGGGGAAACTTTTGGTATTCCTACACCTGTAAAGAAGTCTTCTCCCTTTAGCATTGACAAAAACTTACTTGGTCGCAGTATTGAAGCTGGTACATTAGAAGACCCAGCCAACGAACCCCCAGAAGAAATCTATGAAATGACCAAAGCCATAGCAAATACCCCAGATGAACCAGAATATCTGGAAATCGGCTTTGTCAAAGGCATTCCCGTCACAATCAACGGTCAATCCAAAACACCAGTAGAGTTAATCGAACAACTCAATCAAATCGTTGGTAATCATGGCATCGGTCGTATTGACATGATTGAAAACCGTTTAGTAGGCATCAAATCACGGGAAATATATGAATCACCAGCTATGGTAGTTCTCATCAATGCCCATCGTGATTTAGAAAGTCTCACTTTAACAGCAGATGTCACCCAGTACAAACGGGGTATTGAAGAAACATACACCAAACTTGTCTATAATGGACTTTGGTACAGTCCACTTAAAGCCGCAGTTGATGCTTTTATTCAACAAACACAAGAACGAGTATCCGGTGTTGTGCGGTTAAAACTTTTTAAAGGTAACGCCACCATAGTTGGACGTTGGAGTGATAACACTCTCTACACTCCCGACTTAGCAACCTACGGTGCAGACGATCAATTTGATCATAAAGCCGCAGAAGGTTTTATCTATGTTTGGGGTCTACCCACCCGCATTTGGGCGGAAAATAACAAGTAAGTAGGTGACAGGTGACAGGTGACAGGTGACAGGTAGAAATGTATTCTTCCCTGCACCTTGCACTTGTGTCCAATCACCTATTCTCCTAAATGCTTAACCTGGCGTGATTCCCACCAAATAGGCACAGCAATTACAGCAACTAAAATAATTAGTGCCAAAATCGCAAATTGACTTACCCAAGTAACTAATTGTTCTAGGGAAACAATTTTGCCAGCAAAGAACGCTAAAGAGACCATTGCACTAGCCCAGGCCGTAGCCCCAGCTAAGTTATACACCAAGAATTTACCGAAAGACATTCCCGCAATTCCCGCAAGTGGAGCAGCAAAAATTCTCAGTAAAGCGAAAAAGCGGCCAAAAAATACAGCTTTCGCAGCATTTTCACTAAATTGATCTTTAATACCTAGTAGTCGTGCTTCCGATATGCGAAATATCTTTCCTACTTGTAATAGGAATGGCCAACCGCCAACCCTACCAATCCAATAGCCGCAATTACCGCCAATTACAGCACCTGTAACAGCGTCACCCAAGACTAGCCAGTAATTAAGTTCATCACTACCAGCTAAGAAACCTCCTACTAGAGTTACGGTTTCACCGGGAAGAGGAATGCCCAAATTCTCTAGCAAAATTCCTAAAAAAATCGCCCAATAACCGTAAGATTGGGCAAATTCTTGGATATTTTCTAGTGAAATTAGCTCAAAAGACATCCAGCACCGCCGACTTTACAAATTTTTACTTTTTATATATCTTGGCTTGTCTTTGACTCGGGTGTCAACATATTTAAGCTACGTGTCTCTGTTTAAATTTTTCCCAAACCCTTACCCAACGGTAATTTGAATCATATTCTTCAAACTTTCACAACATATTTCTGAAATCTTCATTGCTTGCTCTGTAGTTCTATATTAAATTTTGGTAACTAATTATCAAAAACTTATGATTTTCAAAAAAATTATAAGATTTTTGTAATAGTTAATTTAGATACCGAAATTCCCAGGCATTTATGCCTATAATTTGGTTATCTATCAAATTTTATACGCTGTTTAACCATGATTTCTGTAGCATATTCATTGTAGTGACTACAATTAGGTTATGTACTGAGATTTATATAACTAGTATCATTACTGTTGACAGATGCTCAGGTTTAACAAAATTCTGGTTCTCTAGCGTTTCCACTACCAGTTCCACTACTTGGTGAAATTTATGACTCTTACACAAGACAAGCCCGTTATTTTCTTCAAACCCCAAGGCAGAATAGATTTAGAGACTGCCACAGCCTTGAGCAA from Okeanomitos corallinicola TIOX110 includes the following:
- a CDS encoding argininosuccinate synthase: MGRAKKVVLAYSGGVDTSVCIPYLKEEWGVEEVITLAADLGQGDELEPVREKALKSGASESLVADVKDIFVKDYAFPAIQANALYENRYPLGTALARPLIAKVLVETAEKYGADAIAHGCTGKGNDQVRFDVSCTALNPNLKILAPAREWGMSREETIAYGETFGIPTPVKKSSPFSIDKNLLGRSIEAGTLEDPANEPPEEIYEMTKAIANTPDEPEYLEIGFVKGIPVTINGQSKTPVELIEQLNQIVGNHGIGRIDMIENRLVGIKSREIYESPAMVVLINAHRDLESLTLTADVTQYKRGIEETYTKLVYNGLWYSPLKAAVDAFIQQTQERVSGVVRLKLFKGNATIVGRWSDNTLYTPDLATYGADDQFDHKAAEGFIYVWGLPTRIWAENNK
- a CDS encoding DedA family protein, which encodes MSFELISLENIQEFAQSYGYWAIFLGILLENLGIPLPGETVTLVGGFLAGSDELNYWLVLGDAVTGAVIGGNCGYWIGRVGGWPFLLQVGKIFRISEARLLGIKDQFSENAAKAVFFGRFFALLRIFAAPLAGIAGMSFGKFLVYNLAGATAWASAMVSLAFFAGKIVSLEQLVTWVSQFAILALIILVAVIAVPIWWESRQVKHLGE